One Salarias fasciatus chromosome 22, fSalaFa1.1, whole genome shotgun sequence DNA segment encodes these proteins:
- the ndrg1a gene encoding protein NDRG1a isoform X2: MVLEDSDMEMIVADIEVTEHDVETPYGRVRCTMKGVPKGDRPVILTFHDIGLNHKTCWNSLFNHEDMAEIMQHFAVCHVDAPGQHEGANTFSTGYEYPSMDQLSETLPLVLKHFGLKSIIGMGIGVGAYILTRFALDYPNMVEGLMLININACAEGWIDWATHKISSWTHAMTDTIIGHLFGKEEIHHNQDMIATFRHHIVNDMNQYNLHLFVKAYDSRRDLDIERPVPGSNVRTLKCPSLLVVGDSSPAVDAVVECNTKLDPTKTTLLKMADCGGMPQVDQPAKLTEAFKYFIQGMGYMPSVSMTRLARSRTASGSSVTSFEGSRSRSHTTEGNRSRSHTNEGNRSRSHTADAQHARAHTEGGADKNNVDQAVPKSTEVSC; encoded by the exons ATGGTTCTGGAGGATTCTGACATGGAGATGATTGTGGCTGACATTGAAGTCACT GAGCATGATGTGGAGACGCCTTATGGGCGAGTTCGCTGTACGATGAAGGGGGTTCCCAAGGGGGACAGACCCGTCATCCTCACCTTCCATGACATTGGACTGAACC ACAAAACCTGCTGGAACTCGCTGTTCAACCATGAGGACATGGCAGAAATCATGCAGCACTTCGCCGTGTGTCACGTCGACGCCCCCGGGCAGCACGAGGGAGCCAACACCTTCTCCACCGG ATATGAGTATCCCTCAATGGACCAGCTGTCTGAGACTCTCCCTCTGGTGCTGAAGCACTTTGG GCTGAAGAGCATTATCGGAATGGGCATCGGCGTCGGAGCCTACATTCTGACCAGATTTGCC CTGGACTACCCGAACATGGTGGAGGGGCTTATGCTCATCAACATCAACGCGTGTGCGGAGGGATGGATCGACTGGGCCACTCACAAG ATCAGCAGCTGGACACACGCCATGACTGACACCATCATCGGCCACCTCTTCGGAAAG GAAGAAATCCACCACAACCAAGACATGATTGCAACATTCCGCCACCACATCGTGAACGACATGAACCAGTACAACCTGCATCTCTTCGTCAAGGCCTACGACAG TCGGAGGGATCTGGACATTGAGAGACCGGTCCCTGGAAGCAACGTGAGAACCCTCAA GTGTCCTTCTCTGCTGGTGGTTGGCGACAGCTCTCCTGCCGTGGACGCCGTG GTCGAATGCAACACCAAGCTCGACCCGACAAAGACTACCCTGCTGAAG ATGGCGGACTGCGGCGGCATGCCCCAGGTTGACCAG cCTGCCAAGCTGACGGAAGCTTTCAAGTACTTCATTCAGGGGATGGGATACA TGCCGTCGGTCAGCATGACCCGCCTGGCCCGCTCCCGCACCGCCTCCGGCTCCAGCGTCACCTCCTTCGAGGGCAGCCGGTCCCGCTCCCACACCACCGAGGGCAACCGGTCCCGCTCGCACACCAACGAGGGCAACCGCAGCCGCAGCCACACCGCCGACGCCCAGCACGCGCGCGCCCACACGGAAGGCGGCGCCGACAAGAACAACGTGGACCAGGCCGTGCCCAAGTCCACCGAAGTGTCCTGCTaa
- the ndrg1a gene encoding protein NDRG1a isoform X1: MDDIQVVESKPLLVDRELPGLREAVQQLVVKEHDVETPYGRVRCTMKGVPKGDRPVILTFHDIGLNHKTCWNSLFNHEDMAEIMQHFAVCHVDAPGQHEGANTFSTGYEYPSMDQLSETLPLVLKHFGLKSIIGMGIGVGAYILTRFALDYPNMVEGLMLININACAEGWIDWATHKISSWTHAMTDTIIGHLFGKEEIHHNQDMIATFRHHIVNDMNQYNLHLFVKAYDSRRDLDIERPVPGSNVRTLKCPSLLVVGDSSPAVDAVVECNTKLDPTKTTLLKMADCGGMPQVDQPAKLTEAFKYFIQGMGYMPSVSMTRLARSRTASGSSVTSFEGSRSRSHTTEGNRSRSHTNEGNRSRSHTADAQHARAHTEGGADKNNVDQAVPKSTEVSC, from the exons ATGGATGACATCCAAGTTGTTGAGTCCAAACCCCTGCTGGTCGACAGGGAGCTGCCG ggCCTGAGAGAGGCCGTGCAGCAGCTTGTCGTCAAG GAGCATGATGTGGAGACGCCTTATGGGCGAGTTCGCTGTACGATGAAGGGGGTTCCCAAGGGGGACAGACCCGTCATCCTCACCTTCCATGACATTGGACTGAACC ACAAAACCTGCTGGAACTCGCTGTTCAACCATGAGGACATGGCAGAAATCATGCAGCACTTCGCCGTGTGTCACGTCGACGCCCCCGGGCAGCACGAGGGAGCCAACACCTTCTCCACCGG ATATGAGTATCCCTCAATGGACCAGCTGTCTGAGACTCTCCCTCTGGTGCTGAAGCACTTTGG GCTGAAGAGCATTATCGGAATGGGCATCGGCGTCGGAGCCTACATTCTGACCAGATTTGCC CTGGACTACCCGAACATGGTGGAGGGGCTTATGCTCATCAACATCAACGCGTGTGCGGAGGGATGGATCGACTGGGCCACTCACAAG ATCAGCAGCTGGACACACGCCATGACTGACACCATCATCGGCCACCTCTTCGGAAAG GAAGAAATCCACCACAACCAAGACATGATTGCAACATTCCGCCACCACATCGTGAACGACATGAACCAGTACAACCTGCATCTCTTCGTCAAGGCCTACGACAG TCGGAGGGATCTGGACATTGAGAGACCGGTCCCTGGAAGCAACGTGAGAACCCTCAA GTGTCCTTCTCTGCTGGTGGTTGGCGACAGCTCTCCTGCCGTGGACGCCGTG GTCGAATGCAACACCAAGCTCGACCCGACAAAGACTACCCTGCTGAAG ATGGCGGACTGCGGCGGCATGCCCCAGGTTGACCAG cCTGCCAAGCTGACGGAAGCTTTCAAGTACTTCATTCAGGGGATGGGATACA TGCCGTCGGTCAGCATGACCCGCCTGGCCCGCTCCCGCACCGCCTCCGGCTCCAGCGTCACCTCCTTCGAGGGCAGCCGGTCCCGCTCCCACACCACCGAGGGCAACCGGTCCCGCTCGCACACCAACGAGGGCAACCGCAGCCGCAGCCACACCGCCGACGCCCAGCACGCGCGCGCCCACACGGAAGGCGGCGCCGACAAGAACAACGTGGACCAGGCCGTGCCCAAGTCCACCGAAGTGTCCTGCTaa
- the ccn4a gene encoding cellular communication network factor 4a has product MSWLLVWILTAAGIQQASSQNSTAMPPAAAFTSPTADTYNRTQFCKWPCECPEVAPRCPPGVSLLMDGCDCCKACARQVGEVCNEADMCDYHKGLYCDYSSDKPRYEKGVCAYMVGTGCEHDGVIYRNGQSFKPSCKYQCVCVNGAIGCVSQCTDSQPPRVWCQTPRRVKVRGQCCEQWICDEPKRGRKTAPRHAVEVFPAETRSWHKNCIAQTTSWSPCSKTCGRGLSMRISNANEQCELVKESRLCNLRPCEVDITKHIKPGKKCLNIYREDEPSNFTISGCVSKKLYRPKFCGVCTDERCCIPYKSKTIDVEFECPNGTGFTWKMMWVQACFCNLSCKNPNDIFAELESYYGYPEVMD; this is encoded by the exons ATGAGTTGGCTCCTGGTGTGGATTCTAACAGCAGCTGGGATTCAACAG GCCTCCTCCCAGAATTCCACTGCCATGCCGCCCGCCGCAGCCTTCACCTCCCCGACCGCCGACACGTACAACCGTACGCAGTTCTGCAAGTGGCCCTGCGAGTGTCCGGAGGTCGCCCCGAGGTGCCCGCCGGGCGTCAGCCTCCTCATGGACGGCTGCGACTGCTGCAAGGCCTGCGCCCGGCAGGTGGGCGAGGTCTGCAACGAGGCGGACATGTGCGACTACCACAAGGGACTCTACTGCGACTACAGCTCGGACAAGCCTAGGTACGAAAAaggagtgtgtgcat ATATGGtgggaacgggctgcgagcaCGACGGCGTGATCTACCGCAACGGGCAGAGCTTCAAGCCCAGCTGTAAAtaccagtgtgtgtgcgtgaacgGCGCCATTGGCTGCGTGTCGCAGTGCACGGACTCCCAGCCTCCCCGGGTCTGGTGCCAAACCCCGCGCCGGGTCAAAGTGCGGGGACAGTGCTGCGAGCAGTGGATCTGTGACGAGCCCAAGAGAGGGCGCAAGACGGCGCCGCGGCACGCCGTGGAAG TATTCCCAGCTGAGACGAGAAGCTGGCACAAGAACTGCATCGCCCAGACTACCTCCTGGAGCCCCTGCTCAAAGACGTGCGGCCGCGGCCTGTCCATGAGGATCTCCAACGCCAACGAGCAGTGCGAGCTGGTCAAAGAGTCCCGTCTCTGCAACCTGCGGCCGTGTGAGGTGGACATCACCAAACACATCAAG ccgggaaaaaaatgtctaaaCATCTACAGAGAAGACGAGCCCTCCAACTTCACCATCTCCGGCTGCGTCAGCAAGAAGCTGTACAGGCCCAAGTTCTGCGGCGTCTGCACCGACGAGCGCTGCTGCATCCCCTACAAGTCCAAGACCATCGACGTGGAGTTTGAGTGTCCCAACGGGACGGGGTTCACCTGGAAGATGATGTGGGTCCAGGCCTGCTTCTGCAACCTCAGCTGCAAAAACCCCAACGACATTTTCGCCGAGCTGGAGAGTTACTACGGATACCCTGAAGTTATGGACTGA
- the sla1a gene encoding src like adaptor 1a: protein MWSMGNMMRGVSAIKTVSSEKPENSLKGSEYDMVVVLEDYPSPEVSEPIYRTGDKLRVVAQEAYWWKVRSVQTGKENYIPNTHVARVYHDWLFEGVGRQKAEELLLLPVNRVGSFLVRESRGERGLYSLSVKHRTVKHYRIFRLDNSWYYISPRLTFQCLEDMISHYSDDADGLCCALTSPCLSSTTPPSEANTGAPPVIMRRNFDWKKVERDQLVNPDSCSDDMVSYGVRNSIAAYLSLSDDRKPASIRGLGRKKKSKSVYRVPMHAANDEDF, encoded by the exons ATGTGGAGTATGGGGAACATGATGCGAGGTGTGAGCGCCATCAAAACCGTCAGCAGTGAAAAACCTGAGAACTCTCTGAAAG GTTCGGAGTACGACatggtggtggtgctggaggaCTACCCCTCCCCTGAAGTCAGCGAGCCCATCTATCGGACGGGGGATAAACTCCGAGTCGTTGCACA GGAGGCGTATTGGTGGAAAGTTCGCTCTGTTCAAACGGGGAAGGAGAACTACATCCCCAACACCCATGTAGCAAGAGTCTACCACGA CTGGCTGTTTGAGGGCGTGGGGAGGCAGAAggctgaggagctgctgcttctaCCTGTGAACAGAGTCGGTTCTTTCCTGGTGCGGGAGAGCAGAGGGGAAAGAG GTCTGTATTCACTGTCAGTCAAACACAGGACTGTAAAGCACTATCGGATCTTCAGGCTGGACAACAGCTGGTACTACATCTCTCCTCGGCTCACCTTCCAGTGCCTTGAGGACATGATCAGCCATTACTCAG ACGATGCAGATGGGCTGTGTTGTGCGCTCACTTCTCCTTGTTTGTCGAGCACAACGCCGCCATCGGAGGCAAACACCGGGGCCCCGCCCGTCATCATGAGACGCAACTTTGACTGGAAGAAAGTGGAAAG GGACCAGCTGGTGAACCCGGACAGCTGCAGCGACGACATGGTGAGCTACGGAGTCAGGAACAGCATCGCCGCCTACCTGTCCCTTTCTGATGACCGGAAACCTGCCAGCATCAGAGGTCTGGGCCGGAAGAAGAAGAGCAAGTCAGTGTACAGAGTCCCGATGCACGCCGCCAACGACGAGGACTTCTAG